The stretch of DNA AGCCAATCCAATTTTCTCGCCATTTCACCTTAAACCAGTCTTCTGACTTAGCTTGTTCCTCCCCTTGCCAGAAAGGAGAAACCGAAATATACAACACCCACAGTCCCCCCAACGTTAACAGCAGGTAGCTCACCAGAATATAAAACGCTTGAGCGCGGGCACCAGCGGCGGCGGGGTTAATTTGGAAAAGGGCAAACGCAATCGGGAGTATCAATCGCCCGATTAAAATCTGCCCGACGAAGAAAAAGCCCCCCACCAACACCTGGAGAATAATTTCCCAATCCCAGGGGACTAGCCATTGATGGTCTTGATTTTTCGCCCACAAGGACTGCTTGCCTTTGAGCAGGCGTTGAACTGCAATAAATAATAGCAGTCCGACTCCCAGCAAACCGCCCACAGATTGGACGCCATTGGCTAAGATTAGGCGATAAAAGGCATTTTCAGCCAGCACTTGTTGGTTGGCTTGTAACTGTTCTAGCGCCTCCGTTCGCTGTTGCAGTTGGTAGAGACGCGATAGGGTAGTTGCCCGAAACCAGCCGTCTAAATGCCGTTGCAGTTGTTCTTCCGCATTGGGTAACAGGCGCGGGGGTTCATTCCACAAACCCGATAAAACCACCGCCGTTTCTGGAATCGCCCTGCTGTTGGGCGTTTCCAACCGTTGCGCCAATTGTTGCCAAATTTCGAGGGCGGCTGAGGTTTGATTCGTTTGGGTTTGCAGAATGCCAATTCTCAGGTCAAATTCTGCAATCGAATTTTCAAGCTGTTGCACGGACTGTTGCAGTTGCAACTGTTCTGGCGAAGAGAGAGCATCCTCTATAGTCGGCACATCCAGCGCTAGAGATTGCAATTGGAGTTGTGCTTTCTCTAGATTGGCTTGGGCAGACTGACGCGCCTCTTGATATTGCTTGAGAGCATTCTCTATCGGCTTTTCACCCAACAACGTCTGGCGGGCGGTGCCAATATCCACCCCTTCGAGATTGTCGCCTCGCCACTCGGAGGCTTGCAGTACCAAATTGGTTTGATAAAGCTCTAAGCGGCTTTGAAATTGCGGTTGGCTCCAGCTATGGTACAAAGAAAGACTGAGTAGCGCGATCGCTACTGCGGTCAGTACGATCAAAATCAACCGCTTAATCGTCATTCGTCTTTTATCCTTGTCCTTGTTGTCCTATTCTCAATTGTCTAATGTTCGGGGCCGCTTGAGTTCCATTAAGAAAAGCATCAAAACGAGGCAACGGCACGGTAAAATCTTTGCTGGACTGTGGCAAAAGTTGAGAAAATCAAGACGCTTGTCAAGTTAAATTCACGATTTGTCATTGATTTTCCCCATCTGCGCCGATTCACCTTGCTCCCCCTATTTCCTAAATTTTCGGAGGATAGAACCGTTGACTACCCGCGTTATTCTCGTGCGTCACGGCCAAAGTAGTTATAACTTAGAGCGCAGAATCCAAGGTCGGTGTGACAAATCCGTTTTAACCGAAAAAGGCCGTCAAGATGCCAAAATTGTCGGTCAACTCCTGCGAAATTTCAACCTCAGCGCGATTTATGCTAGCCCCCTGCAACGGGCTAAGGCGACGGCTGAAACCATTATCGCCTGTCTGGACAATCCTCCGCCTCTCAAAACGCCCGATAACCTCAAGGAAATTGACCTCCCTTTATGGGAAGAATTCGCGAAAACTGACGTTAAAGCCAAATTTCCCGATGACTATCGCTGTTGGAAGGATCGGCCGCATGAGTTTTGCATGAACCTTGCCAAACCTGAAGGCAACCAGGAACATTTTCCCGTTTTATCCTTATTTGAGCAAGCCAAGTCCTTCTGGCAAGAGATTCTTCCCCAACACGACGGGGAAACCATCCTCGTGGTTGCCCATAATGGCATTAATCGCTGCTTGCTGGCTACGGCTATTGGCATTTCCCCCGAAGATTATCATGGCATTCAGCAATCGAATTGCGGGATT from Desertifilum tharense IPPAS B-1220 encodes:
- a CDS encoding type II CAAX prenyl endopeptidase Rce1 family protein — its product is MTIKRLILIVLTAVAIALLSLSLYHSWSQPQFQSRLELYQTNLVLQASEWRGDNLEGVDIGTARQTLLGEKPIENALKQYQEARQSAQANLEKAQLQLQSLALDVPTIEDALSSPEQLQLQQSVQQLENSIAEFDLRIGILQTQTNQTSAALEIWQQLAQRLETPNSRAIPETAVVLSGLWNEPPRLLPNAEEQLQRHLDGWFRATTLSRLYQLQQRTEALEQLQANQQVLAENAFYRLILANGVQSVGGLLGVGLLLFIAVQRLLKGKQSLWAKNQDHQWLVPWDWEIILQVLVGGFFFVGQILIGRLILPIAFALFQINPAAAGARAQAFYILVSYLLLTLGGLWVLYISVSPFWQGEEQAKSEDWFKVKWRENWIGWGLGGFFAALPLVVIVSLINQRLWQGQGGSNPILPIALEGQDPLALAFFFTTASLAAPIFEEIIFRGFLLPSLTRYLPMAGAILVSALVFAIAHQSLSEILPLTMLGMVLGFVYSRSRNLLAPILLHSLWNGSTLFSLFLLGGGG